GGAACGAGACTACATCCGCGATTAACCGATGCGCCCGATGCAAGCTGTCATACATATCGAGACTGACGCAGGCCTGATCGTGCCACCGGAAGGTTTCGAGGATTTCGGCGACAAAGCGATCCGCATCTCCTTCGTGCAGGCCACCTTGCCGTTCGGCCTTTTCGGTCAGCGCCACTGCTGCGCCCGTGAAAATCCTGCGCTCCGACAGGATGCGCTCGGCCTCGGCGCGCAGGGTCTCGTCGTCGATGAGGTCGATCCTGAGCAGCGAAGTGAAGACGCGAAACGGATTGCGGCTTAGCGCCTCGGCTCCGACGGGGCGGAAGGCGGTGGAGTGTACCGGCACACCGGCCGGGCTCAAATCATAGTACCCTACCGGGAACATGCCCATCACGGCGAACACGCGCCGCATCATCGAGAGCTCGGCCGGTGTTCCGAGCCGGATCGCACCGTGCCGTTCCTCCGAAATTCGGTCGAGTGAGTCCATTGCTTCCAGGCGCTGTAGAAGCGCGGGATCAGACCGTAGGGTTTCGTCGTTCACCGAGGCGACCAGGTCCATCAGCGTGCCGTAGGCGGGGACTTCGGTCCTGTACATGGCCGACATCGCCGCCGAAAAGGCTGAACGGATGCGATCGGGTGTAACAAATGCACCGTTGTCCATGATGCGCGACCCCGCTCAAAAAAAGGGCAGATCATTCCTGAAAAAGCTGATACTGCATTTCTGGTGCCAACGATCGCGATGATTTCGACTAGGTTGATGCGAGTTACGCATGACACTCAACAGGCGACTGATACCGGATCTGGTGGCGATCCAAGCCTTTGAGTGTGCCGCGCGGCATGCCAACTTCACCCGTGCAGCTGGCGAATTGAACCTGACGCAGAGCGCGGTCAGCCGACAAGTCAAGGATCTCGAGAACCATCTCGGCACGCGGCTGTTTGAGCGGATCCGCCAACGGGTGGTGCTTTCGGAGGATGGACAGCGCTTTTTGCCGGAGGCGCGAAAGCTGTTGCAGCAGACCGAAGAGACGATGTTGCGGGCGATGTCCTCTGCCGAGGCCAGGGTAAGTCTCAGCATCGCAACCTTGCCGACATTCGGCAGCCGCTGGCTCAGCCCGCGCCTGCCTGATTTCCTCAGCCAGCACCCGGGGACGATCCTGAATGTCGGATCCAGATCGGCGCCGTTCGATTTCGGGGAGGAGAATTTCGACCTCGCGATCCACTATGGTCAGCCGGTCTGGGCGCGCGGCACCTGCACTTATCTTTGCAGCGAAGCCATCGTTCCGGTTGCAAACGAAGCGATGGCAACTTCCGCGGAGAACAAGGCTCCGGCTGACCTTCTTGGTGAGTCCTTGCTCCATCTGGCCACACGCCCCAAGCTATGGTCACAGTGGTTCGAGCAGGCTGGCCTGCCGGCGGAATTGGCTTACCGAGGCCACCGTTTCGATCAGTTTTCGATGATCATAGAAGCCGTGATAGGCGGGATGGGCTACGCGCTTCTGCCGCGCTATCTGATCGAGCGCGAGCTGGTGTCCGGCGAACTCGCCGTGATCCTCGACGTGCCAATGACGACCGAGAACAGCTACTACGTCGTCGTCCCGGAATCAAAAAAGACGAATCCACTGGTGCAAGATCTCACCGCATGGCTGCTGGGACAAGTCACCAATGCGATGTGATGTAAGCTTGTTGAAGCGCTGCTGCACCTCGTCAGATCGATTAGAGCGTTGCGCTGCTTCCATGCGGGATAATAGGTCACATTGGATCATGCTCTCTGAAACCGCACCTTCAGCGTGACGGGAAATGCAAGAGACTCGAAGATCTCTGTGTGCCGCAGGCACCAATACTCCTACGGGAAATGCAAGAGACTCGAAGATCTCTGTGTGTCGCAGGCTCCAATACTCCTGACGTGTTATTAACTGGCGTCCGCAGAAATGCGCACCAATACCGGCTTTCCCAACGGAATGCTCGTTGGCGAGGTGCGCCTTCTGGCCACAGGCGACGATATGATCGTAATTGAGGGCTATACCGGAATTGGGAATACGACGCGATGATTGCCCCCAAGGAGCCTTCGCGGTCATACACATGGTAAAATGGCAGAATCCTACTCAACCGAAAATCTGCGAAAGCATAGAAGGCGCGCCAGCAGATCGGTTCCTTCCGGTTCTGCCGCACATTGAGTCGCGCCAGGTCGTGCGAACTATCCGCCGATCACGATTGCGAGAAATTGTCCCCTTATCGGATACGACTATTTATGAAATGGAGCAGCGTGGCGAGTTCCCGCGGCGCTTCAATCTGACCCCCCGCTGCGTCGTTTGGGATTTGGGAGAAGTCGAGGCCTGGATTCAGGAAAGGCGAAACGCGTCCTCTGCTGGCGCGATCGAACTTGCCTCGGGCCCAGACGTTCGATCGCGGAAGACGAGACCCGTCAAATCGGATCGAGGATGATCGCTGCTCCTGAGGTCGGCTGGAGTATGGGGGTGTGCTTCTTGCCCGCCGCCCACGCTTCGACCATATCGGCCCATTCTTGCAGCATGTGACGACGCTGCGGCTCATATTCAGCCTTGTTATAGACACCGCGCGAGGAGCGGTTGTCTTCG
The genomic region above belongs to Mesorhizobium sp. B4-1-4 and contains:
- a CDS encoding helix-turn-helix transcriptional regulator encodes the protein MRTIRRSRLREIVPLSDTTIYEMEQRGEFPRRFNLTPRCVVWDLGEVEAWIQERRNASSAGAIELASGPDVRSRKTRPVKSDRG
- a CDS encoding LysR family transcriptional regulator codes for the protein MTLNRRLIPDLVAIQAFECAARHANFTRAAGELNLTQSAVSRQVKDLENHLGTRLFERIRQRVVLSEDGQRFLPEARKLLQQTEETMLRAMSSAEARVSLSIATLPTFGSRWLSPRLPDFLSQHPGTILNVGSRSAPFDFGEENFDLAIHYGQPVWARGTCTYLCSEAIVPVANEAMATSAENKAPADLLGESLLHLATRPKLWSQWFEQAGLPAELAYRGHRFDQFSMIIEAVIGGMGYALLPRYLIERELVSGELAVILDVPMTTENSYYVVVPESKKTNPLVQDLTAWLLGQVTNAM